One Brevibacterium spongiae DNA segment encodes these proteins:
- the thiE gene encoding thiamine phosphate synthase — protein MTTDMPPHTEVPGTLRAQRHDRLAAADLYLCTDARSAQGDLPEFLHAAYSGGVDIIQLRDKSLEARAEIAVLEVLRDVAAEHGKLFSVNDRADIALLTGADVFHVGQGDLTSAQARAVLGPEVILGRSTHSLDQALAAEADPEIDYFCVGPVWETPTKPGRPAVGTQLLTEVAASAANKPWFAIGGIAAGARLDEVRDAGASRAVVVRAIASAEDPGAAARALKEELG, from the coding sequence ATGACCACAGATATGCCACCGCACACCGAGGTGCCCGGCACGCTCCGTGCCCAGCGGCACGACCGATTGGCCGCAGCCGACCTCTACCTGTGCACCGACGCCAGGAGCGCCCAGGGCGATCTTCCCGAGTTCCTCCACGCCGCCTACTCCGGGGGAGTCGACATCATCCAACTGCGCGACAAATCGTTGGAAGCCAGAGCCGAGATCGCCGTCCTCGAAGTGCTTCGCGACGTCGCCGCCGAGCACGGGAAACTGTTCTCCGTCAATGACCGTGCCGATATCGCACTGCTCACCGGCGCCGACGTCTTCCACGTCGGGCAGGGAGATCTCACCAGCGCCCAGGCCAGGGCCGTGCTCGGCCCCGAGGTCATCCTCGGCCGCTCCACCCATTCCCTGGACCAGGCGCTCGCCGCCGAGGCGGACCCGGAGATCGACTATTTCTGCGTCGGTCCCGTGTGGGAGACGCCGACGAAACCCGGCCGTCCCGCCGTGGGCACACAGCTGCTCACCGAGGTGGCCGCCTCGGCGGCGAACAAACCCTGGTTCGCCATCGGTGGGATCGCCGCCGGTGCCAGACTCGATGAGGTCCGAGACGCGGGCGCCTCCCGCGCCGTCGTCGTCCGTGCGATAGCCTCGGCCGAGGATCCCGGCGCAGCCGCACGGGCGTTGAAGGAGGAACTCGGATGA
- a CDS encoding ketopantoate reductase family protein produces the protein MTETTHPTAEGNGLTILIAGAGATGGAFGTYLLEAGRDVTFLLREAKAQRVRTDGLRFVSPDADRTNTVDVITAPELEANPRTFDLVIVAVKANGLDSVLGDIRPAIGPKTTIIPFLNGMAQIDLLQESYPGQVLGGFVKIVGTIKGDAVHQLTGLSVMTIGDLDGREVPAPIAAALDVPGFGLQVIDDITGGLWEKWAFIAAAGVVTCLFRAPVGAIMTAGGHDHVLQIIAEVEAVAAAAGHPVSEKSHAMSVKMLTEDGSAFTSSLYRDVTAGLPSEAEHILGDLSTKAAGLGVQTPLLDLTLVQLRAGAAQKQR, from the coding sequence ATGACAGAGACCACGCACCCAACAGCTGAGGGAAACGGACTCACGATCCTCATCGCCGGGGCCGGCGCCACCGGCGGAGCCTTCGGCACCTACCTGCTCGAAGCCGGTCGGGACGTCACCTTCTTACTCCGTGAGGCCAAAGCGCAGCGGGTCCGCACCGACGGGCTGCGCTTCGTGTCTCCCGATGCCGACCGGACGAACACCGTCGACGTGATCACCGCGCCCGAACTGGAGGCGAACCCACGCACATTCGACCTCGTCATCGTCGCGGTCAAAGCGAACGGCTTGGATTCGGTGCTCGGCGATATCCGCCCCGCCATCGGACCGAAGACGACGATCATCCCATTCCTCAACGGCATGGCCCAGATCGACCTGCTGCAGGAGAGCTATCCGGGACAGGTGCTCGGCGGATTCGTCAAGATCGTCGGCACCATCAAAGGCGATGCGGTCCATCAGCTCACCGGACTGTCGGTGATGACGATCGGCGACCTCGACGGCCGAGAGGTTCCCGCGCCGATCGCCGCCGCACTCGACGTCCCCGGTTTCGGACTGCAGGTCATCGACGACATCACCGGCGGGCTGTGGGAGAAATGGGCGTTCATCGCCGCCGCCGGGGTCGTCACCTGCCTGTTCCGTGCCCCGGTGGGGGCGATCATGACCGCCGGTGGTCACGATCACGTGCTGCAGATCATCGCCGAAGTCGAAGCCGTGGCGGCAGCGGCAGGCCATCCGGTGTCCGAGAAGTCGCATGCCATGTCGGTGAAGATGCTCACCGAGGACGGTTCGGCGTTCACCTCGTCCCTCTACCGGGATGTCACCGCCGGGCTGCCCAGCGAAGCCGAGCACATCCTCGGCGATCTGTCGACGAAGGCCGCCGGGCTGGGAGTGCAGACTCCGCTGCTCGACCTCACACTCGTGCAGCTGCGTGCAGGAGCTGCCCAGAAGCAGCGCTGA
- a CDS encoding DedA family protein, translating into MDLALELLTAVLTSPWVYLLIAVAASLDSLVPVVPSETLLISAAAFSASGIPHPAGLVLAAVLGALAGDLAAHGVGRFARSRLARSRTRRSRTRPSRQRASRLGRSQTSPSRLRTSWLRQVACRLRQRTSGVVDSACSAFARRGASALVAGRFIPGGRTLTTIGSGMLRFPVRRFLLWDAIGSLAWALYSTGIGLIGGAVFDDRPLLGVAVGIGIALFITGAAEFVRRLRRTAWVSGARIGKAPTGKFPTDKFRDAGPRVDTSRGRSGIMETMSNTHVWYVSYGSNMARDRLACYLQGGRPPGAHVTYPGARDGTPPRAEAGIELPGAIYFAGASKVWGGGMAFYDHHIPGPTPAKAYLITAAQFADVAAQEMHRRPAADSPLERLVFDLPAGSSHSVGPGGYETLLVLDVADGVPVVTFTAPHGSADIEHTQPSAPYLAMLRTGAAEVSAASGQLLHAAARV; encoded by the coding sequence ATGGACCTCGCACTCGAGCTGCTCACCGCCGTACTCACCTCCCCGTGGGTCTACCTGCTCATCGCCGTGGCCGCGAGCCTCGATTCTCTGGTGCCCGTCGTGCCTTCGGAGACGCTGCTCATCAGCGCCGCCGCCTTCTCCGCTTCCGGGATCCCCCATCCGGCCGGCCTCGTGCTCGCGGCCGTGCTCGGGGCGCTTGCCGGTGATCTGGCCGCTCACGGGGTCGGTCGATTCGCCCGGTCGCGACTGGCACGGTCACGAACGCGACGGTCACGGACACGGCCGTCACGTCAGCGCGCCTCGCGGCTGGGACGGTCACAGACCAGCCCTTCGCGACTGCGAACCTCGTGGCTGCGACAGGTCGCCTGCCGGCTGCGGCAGCGCACCTCGGGAGTCGTCGATTCCGCCTGTTCCGCCTTCGCTCGGCGAGGCGCGTCCGCCCTCGTCGCCGGTCGCTTCATTCCCGGGGGTCGCACGCTGACGACGATCGGTTCGGGGATGCTCAGGTTTCCCGTGCGTCGGTTCCTTCTCTGGGACGCGATCGGCAGCCTGGCCTGGGCACTCTATTCGACGGGGATCGGGCTGATCGGCGGCGCTGTGTTCGACGACCGGCCGCTGCTCGGAGTGGCCGTCGGCATCGGCATCGCACTGTTCATCACCGGGGCGGCCGAATTCGTCCGACGCCTCCGCCGCACGGCCTGGGTCTCCGGGGCGCGAATCGGCAAGGCCCCGACCGGCAAGTTCCCGACGGACAAGTTCCGCGACGCCGGGCCCCGCGTCGACACGTCGCGGGGCCGAAGTGGCATCATGGAGACGATGTCGAATACGCACGTATGGTATGTCAGCTACGGATCGAACATGGCTCGCGACCGGCTCGCCTGCTATCTGCAGGGTGGTCGACCGCCCGGCGCGCATGTCACCTATCCGGGAGCGCGGGATGGCACTCCGCCCCGCGCAGAAGCCGGAATCGAACTGCCCGGCGCGATCTACTTCGCCGGAGCCTCGAAGGTGTGGGGCGGAGGAATGGCGTTCTACGACCATCACATTCCCGGCCCCACTCCGGCCAAGGCCTACCTCATCACCGCCGCACAGTTCGCCGATGTCGCAGCCCAGGAGATGCATCGGCGGCCGGCCGCCGATTCACCGCTGGAGCGCCTCGTCTTCGACCTGCCCGCGGGATCCTCGCATTCGGTGGGGCCCGGCGGGTACGAAACGCTTCTCGTCCTCGACGTCGCTGACGGCGTTCCGGTGGTCACGTTCACCGCCCCGCACGGTTCGGCCGACATCGAACACACCCAGCCGAGCGCACCCTATCTGGCGATGCTGCGCACGGGCGCGGCGGAAGTCAGCGCTGCTTCTGGGCAGCTCCTGCACGCAGCTGCACGAGTGTGA
- a CDS encoding sensor histidine kinase, with product MPWPSSLTTRIPPETRMFAARWGRSLLAVLWGGLLFLPLLVTSVLSPASPWAERVRNWELSRHSRGFGLVLSTPPHQRRFLLCSGLVAGIAIAPTLNLLGGFIVVTIGSLIQGLFIGGAIDIGFDMWTISQPTLFVGVLYGAANLIGAVVIAEAANWAHGRIDATFAEVTRPHALNTRIGELLTTRRGVVLAIDEERRRIERDLHDGVQQNVVSLSVLLARAQRATDPVKARRLLDDALVQSQDLIDEMREVAWRVYPTALDDHGLGPVLVRIADRSPVPLTVTEVPDRRFPLAIESATYFLIREAVTNVVKHAEAESVTVAIIDDEAMLTVTVVDDGCGGADPNGGGLQGLARRVGALDGALSIDSPAGAGTTVSARIPHGIAPETETVER from the coding sequence ATGCCCTGGCCGAGTTCGCTGACCACCCGGATCCCACCCGAGACCCGGATGTTCGCCGCCCGGTGGGGCCGCTCCCTCCTCGCCGTCCTCTGGGGCGGTCTGCTCTTCCTGCCGCTCCTCGTGACATCCGTGCTCTCACCTGCCTCACCGTGGGCCGAGCGGGTGCGGAATTGGGAACTGTCCCGGCACTCCCGCGGCTTCGGCCTCGTCCTCTCGACCCCTCCGCACCAGCGCCGGTTTCTTCTCTGCAGCGGACTCGTCGCCGGGATCGCCATCGCACCGACTCTCAACCTCCTCGGCGGGTTCATCGTCGTCACCATCGGCTCCCTGATCCAGGGACTCTTCATCGGCGGAGCCATCGACATCGGCTTCGATATGTGGACGATCTCCCAGCCCACCCTCTTCGTCGGCGTCCTCTACGGCGCGGCCAACCTCATCGGTGCCGTCGTGATCGCCGAGGCGGCGAACTGGGCGCACGGCCGCATCGACGCGACATTCGCCGAGGTGACCCGTCCTCACGCTCTCAACACCCGGATCGGTGAGCTGCTGACGACCAGGCGCGGAGTCGTCCTGGCCATCGACGAGGAACGACGCCGCATCGAACGGGATCTGCACGACGGAGTGCAGCAGAACGTCGTGTCCCTGTCCGTGCTCCTCGCCCGAGCCCAGCGCGCCACGGATCCGGTCAAGGCTCGCAGGCTGCTCGACGATGCGCTCGTCCAGTCCCAGGACCTCATCGACGAAATGCGGGAAGTGGCGTGGCGGGTCTACCCGACAGCGTTGGACGACCATGGGCTCGGTCCCGTGCTCGTGAGGATCGCAGACCGCAGTCCCGTGCCGTTGACCGTGACCGAGGTGCCGGACCGCAGATTTCCCCTTGCCATCGAATCCGCGACCTATTTCCTCATCCGCGAGGCGGTGACCAACGTCGTCAAACACGCCGAGGCGGAATCCGTCACCGTCGCCATCATCGACGACGAGGCGATGCTGACCGTCACAGTCGTCGATGACGGGTGCGGCGGAGCCGACCCGAACGGGGGCGGACTGCAAGGACTCGCACGACGTGTCGGAGCCCTCGACGGAGCGCTGAGCATCGACTCACCCGCCGGTGCAGGCACCACAGTGAGTGCTCGGATCCCGCACGGGATCGCCCCTGAAACCGAGACCGTCGAGAGGTGA
- a CDS encoding response regulator transcription factor, which produces MTETPDETGMRVVLADDAVLLREGVRSLLEDEGISVVASVGDGHELLRTVAELHPDLAIVDVRMPPTHTTEGLEAALAIKRRFPDIGVLVLSQYVLREYATELLSTESVGVGYLLKNRVTDIDRFLDSVNRIAAGGTVIDPEVVRQLLSTSEKQNTLSSLTPREAEVLEAMAEGLSNRGIAERLFVSISSVEKAISAIFDKLGLHAGETTSRRVAAVLAYLDRS; this is translated from the coding sequence ATGACCGAAACACCTGATGAGACCGGAATGCGCGTCGTTCTGGCCGATGATGCTGTGCTGCTGCGTGAAGGAGTCCGCAGTCTGCTCGAGGACGAGGGGATCAGCGTCGTCGCCTCCGTCGGCGACGGACACGAACTGCTGCGCACTGTCGCAGAGCTCCACCCTGATCTTGCGATCGTCGATGTGCGGATGCCGCCGACCCACACGACGGAGGGCCTCGAAGCCGCTCTGGCGATCAAACGGCGCTTCCCTGACATCGGAGTGCTCGTGCTCAGCCAGTACGTGCTCCGGGAATACGCGACGGAGCTGCTGAGCACCGAATCCGTGGGCGTCGGCTACCTGCTGAAGAACCGAGTGACCGATATCGACCGGTTCCTCGACTCCGTCAACCGGATCGCCGCAGGCGGAACCGTCATCGATCCTGAGGTCGTCCGACAGCTGCTGAGCACCTCGGAAAAGCAGAACACCCTCTCGTCACTGACACCGCGGGAAGCCGAGGTGCTCGAAGCCATGGCCGAGGGACTGTCGAACCGGGGCATCGCCGAACGACTCTTCGTCTCCATCAGCTCCGTGGAGAAGGCGATCAGTGCGATCTTCGACAAACTCGGCCTGCACGCGGGGGAGACGACGAGCCGCCGAGTCGCAGCGGTGCTCGCCTACCTCGACCGATCCTGA
- a CDS encoding alpha-hydroxy acid oxidase yields MKRRFPDIRELAPLLQFEPPRFDRVAARLESAADIWDLRRIAKRVTPRAPFDYVDGAALDERTLRKNREALGQVELLPRILHGVDAPDTSTTIAGAKTRLPFGIAPTGYTRMMHSAGEVAGVRAATKAGIPFSLSTMGTTSVEEVAQAAPDSTRWFQLYLWKDRQRSLELLRRAHASGYETLLVTVDTPITGQRLRDHRNGLSIPPRLNLGTILDASYRPGWWFNFLTTEPPKYASLSNTSQSLAELTQTMFDPTLDLDDLRWIREQWPGTLFVKGILTADDARRAQSAGADGLVVSNHGGRQLDRAPDSLTSLAEVRAEVGTDMEVIFDSGIMSGTDVVAALCAGADFVLIGRAYLYGLMAGGQRGVERAIDLIRQEILTAMGLMGARSIADLGPDLARNLPRPPASGSEIPVDAV; encoded by the coding sequence ATGAAGCGTCGTTTCCCCGACATCAGAGAACTCGCACCGCTGCTGCAGTTCGAACCGCCCCGGTTCGACCGAGTCGCGGCGAGGCTCGAATCCGCGGCCGATATCTGGGACCTGCGCCGCATCGCCAAACGGGTCACGCCGCGAGCCCCCTTCGACTACGTCGACGGGGCGGCACTGGACGAGAGGACCCTGCGGAAGAACCGTGAGGCCCTCGGCCAGGTCGAGCTGCTGCCGCGCATCCTCCACGGTGTCGACGCTCCCGACACGTCGACGACCATCGCCGGTGCGAAGACCCGCCTGCCCTTCGGCATCGCCCCGACCGGCTACACGCGGATGATGCACTCCGCCGGAGAGGTCGCCGGTGTGCGAGCGGCGACGAAGGCCGGCATCCCGTTCTCCCTGTCGACGATGGGCACAACATCCGTCGAAGAAGTCGCCCAGGCGGCACCGGATTCGACGCGGTGGTTCCAGCTCTATCTGTGGAAGGACCGTCAGCGCAGCCTCGAACTGCTCAGACGTGCCCACGCCAGCGGTTACGAGACTCTGCTGGTGACCGTCGACACCCCGATCACCGGTCAGCGGCTGCGCGACCACCGCAATGGACTGTCGATTCCTCCCCGACTGAATCTGGGGACGATCCTCGACGCGTCGTACCGGCCCGGCTGGTGGTTCAACTTCCTCACCACAGAACCGCCGAAATACGCCTCCCTGTCGAACACCTCCCAGTCATTGGCCGAGTTGACGCAGACGATGTTCGACCCCACACTCGACCTCGACGACCTGCGGTGGATTCGTGAGCAGTGGCCGGGCACGCTCTTCGTCAAGGGCATTCTCACCGCCGACGACGCCAGGCGAGCTCAGTCAGCGGGAGCAGACGGACTCGTCGTCTCCAATCACGGAGGCAGGCAGCTCGATCGGGCTCCGGACTCGCTGACCTCCCTGGCCGAGGTCCGCGCCGAGGTGGGCACGGACATGGAAGTCATCTTCGACTCCGGAATCATGTCGGGCACCGACGTCGTCGCCGCACTGTGCGCCGGAGCCGATTTCGTGCTCATCGGCCGCGCCTATCTCTACGGACTCATGGCCGGCGGCCAGCGGGGAGTCGAACGGGCGATCGACCTCATCCGACAGGAGATCCTCACTGCCATGGGTCTCATGGGTGCGCGCAGCATCGCGGACCTCGGCCCCGATCTCGCCCGCAACCTGCCGCGACCACCGGCCTCAGGCAGCGAGATCCCAGTCGACGCAGTCTGA
- a CDS encoding TetR/AcrR family transcriptional regulator, with protein MSETALARMRPERRAALVRAAAQEFATRTFDEASLNRIISACGMSKSSFYHVVDSKDDLFSLVVAELAAAARSHWTPPAPDSFADEFWGRARSVWADVTQSWPDSRELTLLWHIVYANPDNSAVRELAENVEEWVSAVLAVGRETGAVDDECPLELQSVTVFSLLRTFDEWALKLTDDDRAMASSAQVIDPAEAGAHQFRLLTRLLRA; from the coding sequence GTGTCCGAGACTGCGCTGGCGCGCATGCGCCCCGAGAGGAGAGCCGCACTCGTTCGGGCTGCCGCGCAGGAATTCGCCACACGGACGTTCGACGAAGCCTCGCTCAATCGCATCATCTCCGCTTGCGGGATGAGCAAGAGCTCCTTCTATCACGTCGTCGATTCGAAAGACGACCTCTTCTCCCTCGTCGTCGCCGAGCTGGCTGCTGCAGCGCGGAGTCATTGGACTCCGCCTGCGCCCGACAGCTTCGCGGACGAGTTCTGGGGGCGTGCGCGCTCGGTTTGGGCCGACGTCACACAGAGTTGGCCCGACAGTCGCGAACTCACCCTGCTGTGGCATATCGTCTATGCGAATCCCGACAACTCCGCTGTGCGAGAGCTCGCCGAAAACGTCGAAGAATGGGTGAGCGCGGTGCTCGCCGTCGGGCGTGAGACCGGAGCGGTCGACGATGAGTGTCCGCTCGAGCTTCAGTCCGTGACGGTGTTCTCGCTCCTGCGCACCTTCGATGAGTGGGCTCTGAAGCTGACCGACGATGATCGTGCAATGGCATCCTCCGCTCAGGTCATCGACCCGGCCGAGGCCGGCGCCCATCAGTTCCGTCTGCTCACACGGCTGCTGCGAGCCTGA
- a CDS encoding FAD-dependent oxidoreductase → MITAATVDEQLKAVTSDEPRILIVGAGIAGITVAQLLRAHGLHPVLIDRSADAERMIGDNRAGYMLALMPMVDPVIDELGCRESYLEASVGIDRYIAHAHTGRVLRQDHLGALLAEYGDYRGISRAALLTVLTGSDCPIAFDTAVGRLSDDGESVSVTWAEDHPREERSPGDDFDVVVIADGMNSRTRGLVSGGPEEANPACADAVDTAWGGWVCWADADADVDAVDEVWGDGFFLGMYPVKDGIGVFLGCPDSRQPLGPRRFADEVRGRLRETTPRIDACLDAIAAAGDPFFWPLRDSRTQRWVHGRTVLLGDAAAGFLPTAGIGAGMAMEAAGVLAAELRTFADGHTDSSSTVSAAASFDPDAVLKRFESRQRPRVEAAHDNSRSLARMMFDRSRIVAAVRDQVFRFVSLKIALGPIVKLLKAPVGRM, encoded by the coding sequence ATGATCACTGCAGCCACCGTCGACGAACAGCTGAAAGCAGTGACTTCGGACGAGCCGCGCATCCTCATCGTCGGAGCCGGGATCGCCGGCATCACCGTGGCTCAGCTGCTCCGGGCTCACGGTCTGCACCCTGTTCTCATCGACCGCTCCGCCGACGCCGAGCGGATGATCGGTGACAACAGGGCCGGATACATGCTCGCCCTCATGCCCATGGTCGACCCTGTCATCGACGAGCTCGGGTGCAGGGAGAGCTACCTCGAGGCCAGCGTCGGCATCGACCGCTACATCGCACATGCGCACACCGGCAGAGTCCTCCGACAGGACCATCTCGGCGCTCTGTTGGCCGAATACGGCGACTATCGCGGAATCTCCCGAGCTGCACTGCTCACCGTACTCACCGGCAGCGATTGCCCGATCGCCTTCGACACAGCTGTGGGACGGCTGTCCGACGACGGCGAGTCGGTGAGCGTGACTTGGGCGGAGGACCATCCGCGTGAAGAACGGTCGCCCGGAGACGATTTCGATGTCGTCGTCATCGCTGACGGAATGAATTCCCGGACGCGGGGCCTCGTCTCGGGAGGGCCCGAAGAGGCGAACCCTGCCTGCGCGGATGCCGTGGACACGGCGTGGGGCGGATGGGTCTGCTGGGCCGACGCGGATGCCGACGTCGACGCCGTCGATGAGGTCTGGGGAGATGGGTTCTTCCTCGGCATGTACCCGGTCAAGGACGGCATCGGAGTCTTCCTCGGCTGTCCCGACTCCCGACAGCCGCTCGGGCCCCGCCGTTTCGCCGATGAGGTCCGCGGCAGGCTGAGGGAGACCACACCGCGGATCGACGCCTGTCTCGATGCGATCGCGGCGGCAGGGGACCCGTTCTTCTGGCCTCTGCGCGACTCACGAACACAGCGCTGGGTCCACGGTCGGACAGTGCTGCTCGGAGATGCTGCGGCCGGATTCCTGCCGACCGCAGGAATCGGTGCCGGCATGGCGATGGAAGCGGCAGGAGTGCTCGCGGCCGAACTCCGGACGTTCGCCGATGGGCACACAGACTCGAGCAGCACCGTCAGTGCTGCGGCGTCCTTCGACCCGGATGCCGTGCTGAAGCGGTTCGAATCACGGCAGCGCCCGCGCGTCGAAGCCGCCCATGACAATTCCCGTTCGCTGGCCAGGATGATGTTCGACCGGTCGCGGATCGTCGCAGCCGTCCGCGACCAGGTGTTTCGGTTCGTGAGTCTCAAGATCGCACTGGGACCGATCGTCAAGCTGCTGAAGGCTCCGGTCGGCCGGATGTGA
- a CDS encoding amino acid permease — MRTPAASVSEERHLHRGLKSRHLQMIAIGGAIGTGLFLGSGGTISQAGPGGALLAYAAIGVMVLFVMQSLGEMSTHLPVAGSFHTYGTKYVSPSFGFAMGWNYWFNWAITLAAELVAAGVIMSFWFPDVPSWIWAASFLLLLAGLNFLSAKAFGEGEFWFAAIKVTAVIAFLVLGVLMIVGIIGGTSPGVDNWTTGDAPFVGGWMSVISVFMIAGFSFQGTELVGVTAGESENPRRDMPRAIRTVFWRIMLFYIGAIVIIGFLLPYTDPSLLASANNEDITASPFTLVFERAGIAIAAGVMNAVILTAILSAGNSGLYASTRMLYAMAEEGTAPRLFARLNARGVPVTALLATAVIGLFGFLTEIMGDGGAYTWLMNVSGLSGFIVWVGIAWCHFRFRRAYVRQGNSIDDLPYRAPLFPIGPVIALIMLIIVIIGQNVQAIVNGQLVQVASAYAGLPAFLLLWLIHRIVTGRRSRMVGLSEMDVDGLEITAETEA; from the coding sequence ATGAGAACACCAGCCGCCTCGGTGAGCGAAGAGCGCCACCTGCACAGAGGACTGAAATCACGGCATCTGCAGATGATCGCCATCGGCGGAGCCATCGGCACCGGACTCTTCCTCGGCTCCGGAGGCACGATCTCCCAGGCCGGACCCGGCGGTGCACTCCTGGCCTATGCGGCCATCGGCGTCATGGTCCTCTTCGTCATGCAGTCGCTGGGGGAGATGTCGACGCATCTTCCCGTGGCCGGTTCGTTCCACACCTACGGCACGAAATACGTCAGTCCGTCTTTCGGGTTCGCCATGGGGTGGAATTATTGGTTCAACTGGGCCATCACGCTCGCCGCGGAACTCGTGGCCGCCGGTGTCATCATGTCCTTCTGGTTCCCCGATGTGCCCTCATGGATCTGGGCGGCGAGCTTCCTCCTTCTCTTGGCCGGACTCAACTTCCTCTCCGCCAAGGCCTTCGGCGAAGGCGAATTCTGGTTCGCTGCGATCAAGGTCACTGCCGTCATCGCATTCCTCGTCCTCGGCGTGCTCATGATCGTCGGCATCATCGGCGGCACCTCACCGGGGGTGGACAACTGGACCACCGGCGATGCCCCGTTCGTCGGCGGCTGGATGTCGGTCATCAGCGTGTTCATGATCGCCGGCTTCTCCTTCCAAGGCACCGAACTCGTCGGCGTCACCGCCGGTGAGTCGGAGAACCCGCGCAGGGACATGCCCCGGGCCATCCGCACAGTGTTCTGGCGGATCATGCTCTTCTACATCGGCGCCATCGTCATCATCGGCTTCCTCCTGCCCTATACCGACCCGTCGCTGCTGGCCTCGGCGAACAATGAGGACATCACGGCCTCACCATTCACCCTCGTCTTCGAACGGGCCGGGATCGCCATCGCCGCAGGAGTGATGAACGCCGTCATCCTCACCGCCATCCTCTCCGCCGGCAACTCCGGACTCTACGCCTCGACCCGCATGCTCTACGCCATGGCTGAAGAGGGCACCGCGCCGAGGCTGTTCGCCCGGCTCAATGCGCGCGGCGTCCCCGTCACGGCTCTGTTGGCCACCGCCGTCATCGGTCTGTTCGGCTTCCTCACGGAGATCATGGGTGACGGCGGAGCGTATACGTGGCTGATGAACGTCTCGGGCCTGTCCGGCTTCATCGTCTGGGTCGGCATCGCCTGGTGCCACTTCAGGTTCCGTCGTGCCTATGTGCGCCAGGGCAACAGCATCGATGATCTGCCGTACCGTGCGCCGCTGTTTCCGATCGGTCCGGTCATCGCACTCATCATGCTCATCATCGTCATCATCGGCCAGAACGTGCAGGCCATCGTCAACGGGCAGCTGGTCCAAGTCGCCAGCGCCTATGCCGGGCTTCCCGCATTCCTGCTGCTGTGGCTCATCCATCGCATCGTCACCGGCCGACGCTCACGCATGGTCGGATTGTCGGAGATGGACGTCGACGGACTCGAGATCACAGCGGAAACTGAGGCATGA